The sequence TGGGATTAAACAGGAAGACATTTGAGTTATCAGGAGGAGCAACAACTGTTGGGAATTCTCCAAGTAGTATAAAGGAACCTGGGTTGGGCTGGATGACTGGTTTCGTCTTTTTAGTTTGCTTTGTTGGCCTTTTTGTCCTAATTCCTTTAAGAaaggtatatacatatacatatatgtgagtgtgtgtgtgtcaaCATAGTCTTTGCAATCTTCAATTACTTAGGATACAGTTTATTTTGTAAGTAGTGCAATTTGCGCTAATTAATCGTTTGTTGAAATTCAGATTATGATAGTTGACCTCAAATTAAGGTATCCAAGTGGCTTGGCAACAGCAGTTCTCATCAATGGTTTCCATAGTCAAGGAGATAATATGGCcaagtatacatatataccCACTAGAGCTTAATAGTGTTCTCTCTGTACTTGGTTGATTTACTGTAAAATCTGAAACAATTTTTAACTGTTGTTTCTGCAGAAAGCAAGTGCGAGGATTCATGAAGTGTTTTTCAGGAAGTTTTTTGTGGGCATTCTTCCAATGGTTTTACACTGGAAAAGAAGGATGTGGGTTCTCTCAGTTCCCCACCTTTGGACTGCAAGCTTGGAAGAAAACGTATGCATTTCATTAAATCTTAATTATTTGATTGAACTCAACATGTCATGTTATTAATGCATATTTgtgattgaaatttgaaaagttgTGTGTTTCTTGTaggtttttctttgattttagcTTGACTTATGTGGGGGCAGGGATGATCTGTTCACATCTGGTGAACTTGTCTCTGCTTCTTGGTGCTGTCCTCTCATATGGACTAATGTGGCCATTATTTGATCAGCTTAAAGGAGACTGGTTTCCTAGCAATTTAGAAGAAACAAGCATGAGGAGCATATATGGTTAcaaggtctctctctctctctatatctatctatctatctctctctctctctgaggcTTTCTTCGGGGTACGACATCTGGTTTCTCAATCCATGGTTTTCTCTGCAGGTCTTTCTATCAGTTGCTCTTATTCTTGGCGACGGGCTCTACAATTTCGTCAAGATAATGGGTATCACAGTCATTGGTCTTCGCAGcagaataagaaaaaagaagctcAACACAGGTGAAAATGCAGCTTTAGAATCATCATATCCTCCAAAGATATATGTTTTTCACCAAAATCTTCtaacaaaatttctttttctGCAGGACAAGAGGAGCAAAAGTCTGTTGAAGAGCTGAAGCAAAATGAAATCTTCCTGACAGAAAACATTCCGATGTGGATCGGAGTCATCGGATACGGTGTCTTCTCCCTCATGTCCATAATTCTAGTCCCAATCCTGTTTCCTCAGCTTAAATGGTACTATGTAGTGGTAGCTTATATTCTAGCTCCATCTCTAGCATTTTGCAATGCATTTGGAGCTGGTCTCACTGACATAAACACGGCCTATAACTATGGGAAAGTGGCTTTATTTGTGCTGGCGGCAATGACCGGGAAAGAAAAAGGCGTGGCGGCCGCGCTTGCTGGCTGTGGACTCATCCAATCTGTAGTTTCTGTGTCTTGCATTCTGATGCAAGATTTCAAAACAGCTCATTTCACTCGGACTTCACCTAGGGCAATGTTCTTGAGCCAAGTTATCGGAACGGGCCTCGGCTGCATAATAGCTCCTCTCAGCTTCTTCCTATTCTACAAGGCATTTGATGTGGGGAATCCAAACGGCGATTTCAAAGCTCCCTATGCATTGATATACAGAAACATGGCGATCCTAGGAGTTCAAGGGTTTTCAGCTCTGCCACAGCATTGTTTGCAGCTCTGCTGTGGATTCTTTGCTTTTGCAGTAGCCGTTAACCTGGTGCGAGACCTTTCGCCGAGGAAGATCGGGAAATGGATGCCGCTGCCGATGTGTATGGGAGTGCCCTTCCTGGTTGGGGCGTACTTCGCCATTGATATGTGTGTGGGGACTTTGGTTGTCTTTGTATGGCACAAACTCAACAGCAAGAGAGCTGACTTCATGGTTCCGGCAGTCGCTTCGGGATTAATATGCGGTGAAGGGCTATGGATACTTCCTGCTGCTGTTCTAGCCTTGTCCAAAGTAAAACCTCCAATATGCATGAATTTTTTCGCTACCTAGAGAAAACTCAACCAAATATTGTCTATGAGAACTGAATAAAGAGCATGAACTATATACATATGCATTTGGAATTACAGAAATATGACTGCATATTTTATTGCTCCCAGTTGTCCTCTCTCCCATTCCCTTTTTCTACTTCACCTGTTGTAGAAGCTATGATACCTGGACTCGGGTACAGGTGTCGGGTATAGTTACATATCCATATGTCCGATTCTTCAAATTGAAAGCTGCCATAGAAGGAGGAAAGGTAAAGTGAAGAGTTCGGATATGATAGTGTAGAAATATCTCAAAGAATGAGTAATTCACGACCAGTCTCCATAAGATGACTAGAGAATGAGAAGAATCTCAAATCTCAAAAGGAAAGATTAACAATCTAGTCTGTATAGCAAGATAGAAGAAAAACATAGAAGTTACTTGCGCAGCCGCCGTTCATGGAtcaaatttagtgttcttggcatcAAATGGTCATCCTGCCTTGTCTCACCGCGAATTATCAACCATCCCAGAAAGGACACAAGTTCTAGTGGTCAGACCAGCATAAAAATATACACCAGATGCAAATGTCAGACTACATGCAATGAGATGCATAAATGTATAGTCGTTCAAGTGAAGCATGGCCTTGAttgcaagttagaatgctataAGAGGCATTGCTTCTAATTCAAGTTAAAGACATTAGAGTCGATTAGGTAAGTGATCAGGTTGGGAACAAGTGCATTTCCTCTGAACAATAACATTCATTTGAGATTGGAACAAGAACATGATGAGTTTCTTTCAAGGGTCAACCAGTCCTTGAAATCCATATTAGGGGGGAAATATCAATTAGttaaaacaaattaacaatGCAACAAAAATTGGACTAGACATTACAGTTTACACCATCCCAAATATTGTACAATGAAAATCTTATTTCAACTGTAAATCACAAATCGAAGCACTGACTTTGCAATAAATATGCATTTAGTGAGTAAAAATGACTAGCCTGTTACAATTCCTGCTAAGACCTCACTCTTTCCTCGTGCATAGATCGTGTAGACAAGACGGATTGCATCGAGCCATCCATCAAGTGATTCCCATGAATCAGCAACCTGTATGATCAAAGAAGAGACGTTGGGCACAGATTCTTAATTAACATTGCAAATAACTTTTTCCagctgaagaaaaaaaagcttattGATTACAAAACTAAAACACAGAAGATTGCACGCGGAATGTAAGAGAATATAATGAAAATTATTGAGAAATaggttttataaaaaaaaaaaatagagaaccaGATGCCTACCAAGAAAACCGGTCCATGAATTGTATCAATACAAAGGCCAGCTCCAGGCGGTAAAGTCAGATCAGCACATGCTGAGACAGAAACAATGTCTGGGACATCAactctaattatttttttatccgTACTAGTCACATCTCCAGGTCTACGAGAGAGGTTTTGCGCTACTTGCTGTTGCTCATCTTTGTTAATCTGCCTAAGAAATGGCTTGTCAGTGCAGGAACCATTTCTCTCAACATTCAATTTTAGGATGCATGAGAAAAAATGTACAACAGAAATTCAGTCTTGACCTGTTGAAGTCCTTCGTGATTCAAAAAAAACTGAGATCTCTTCCAATCGCTGAGGTGCTATTAAACTCCCCACTGGAGGTGCAGTTAGATATCCAAC is a genomic window of Tripterygium wilfordii isolate XIE 37 chromosome 16, ASM1340144v1, whole genome shotgun sequence containing:
- the LOC119980226 gene encoding metal-nicotianamine transporter YSL1-like; the encoded protein is MSFMDQEEMKEKKEIQREDHELEETELEVHESLETSKRAVVVQPWTKQITVRGFILSIALGAMYSVIAMKLNLTSGLVPNLNMSAALLAFLFMQSWTKMLQKAGFVARPFTRQENTMIQTCTVACYSITVGGGFGAYLLGLNRKTFELSGGATTVGNSPSSIKEPGLGWMTGFVFLVCFVGLFVLIPLRKIMIVDLKLRYPSGLATAVLINGFHSQGDNMAKKQVRGFMKCFSGSFLWAFFQWFYTGKEGCGFSQFPTFGLQAWKKTFFFDFSLTYVGAGMICSHLVNLSLLLGAVLSYGLMWPLFDQLKGDWFPSNLEETSMRSIYGYKVFLSVALILGDGLYNFVKIMGITVIGLRSRIRKKKLNTGQEEQKSVEELKQNEIFLTENIPMWIGVIGYGVFSLMSIILVPILFPQLKWYYVVVAYILAPSLAFCNAFGAGLTDINTAYNYGKVALFVLAAMTGKEKGVAAALAGCGLIQSVVSVSCILMQDFKTAHFTRTSPRAMFLSQVIGTGLGCIIAPLSFFLFYKAFDVGNPNGDFKAPYALIYRNMAILGVQGFSALPQHCLQLCCGFFAFAVAVNLVRDLSPRKIGKWMPLPMCMGVPFLVGAYFAIDMCVGTLVVFVWHKLNSKRADFMVPAVASGLICGEGLWILPAAVLALSKVKPPICMNFFAT